One Engraulis encrasicolus isolate BLACKSEA-1 chromosome 5, IST_EnEncr_1.0, whole genome shotgun sequence DNA segment encodes these proteins:
- the ddx61 gene encoding probable ATP-dependent RNA helicase ddx6 encodes MATVRTENLTSVMGLGKPNGQLRGPSMPATLQSIAKQQAKPSSDAQSGSTIPQTSDGIRFGDDWKKCLQLPPKDTRMRTSDVTATKGNEFEDYCLKRELLMGIFEMGWEKPSPIQEESIPIALSGRDILARAKNGTGKSGAYLIPMLERIDIKKNHVQAMVLVPTRELALQVSQISIQISKHLGGVKVMATTGGTNLRDDIMRLDETVHVIIATPGRILDLIKKGVAKVDKIQMVIMDEADKLLSQDFVTLIEDIISFMDKKRQILLYSATFPVTVQKFMMKHLQKPYEINLMDELTLKGITQYYAYVTERQKVHCLNTLFSRLQINQSIIFCNSTQRVELLAKKITQLGYSCFYIHAKMMQEYRNRVFHDFRNGLCRNLVCTDLFTRGIDIQSVNVVINFDFPKNAETYLHRIGRSGRYGHLGLAINLITSEDRFNLKGIEDQLVTDIKPIPATIDKSLYVAEFHSIDPDADEEEQEAARKAAEANAH; translated from the exons ATGGCAACTGTGAGAACAGAGAACCTGACCTCTGTCATGGGACTGGGCAAACCGAACGGCCAGCTCAGGGGACCATCCATGCCTGCTACACTGCAGTCTATTGCCAAACAGCAGGCCAAGCCATCCAGCGACGCCCAGAGCGGAAGCACCATACCCCAGACCAGCGATGGCATTCG GTTTGGAGATGACTGGAAGAAGTGCCTGCAGCTACCACCAAAAGACACCCGAATGAGAACCTCA GATGTGACCGCCACCAAGGGGAATGAGTTTGAAGACTACTGCCTGAAGCGCGAACTACTGATGGGCATCTTTGAGATGGGTTGGGAAAAGCCCTCTCCGATTCAG GAGGAGAGCATTCCTATCGCCCTGTCAGGCAGGGACATCCTTGCTAGGGCCAAGAACGGCACGGGGAAGAGCGGCGCCTACCTCATCCCTATGCTGGAGAGGATAGACATCAAGAAGAACCACGTCCAGG CTATGGTGCTGGTGCCCACGCGTGAGCTGGCCTTGCAGGTGAGCCAGATCAGCATCCAGATCAGTAAGCACCTGGGCGGGGTGAAGGTCATGGCCACCACGGGAGGCACCAACCTGAGGGATGACATCATGCGCCTGGACGAGACAG TCCATGTCATCATCGCCACGCCAGGCAGGATCCTGGATCTCATCAAGAAAGGCGTTGCCAAAGTGGACAAAATTCAGATGGTGATAATGGATGAG GCGGACAAACTTCTCTCTCAGGACTTTGTGACCCTCATCGAGGACATCATTAGCTTCATGGACAAGAAGCGGCAGATCCTGCTGTACTCTGCCACTTTCCCCGTCACTGTGCAGAAGTTTATG aTGAAACATCTGCAGAAGCCATATGAGATCAACCTGATGGATGAGCTCACCTTGAAGGGCATCACACAGTATTACGCCTACGTTACGGAGAGGCAGAAAGTGCACTGTCTGAACACGCTCTTCTCCAGG CTGCAGATCAACCAGTCCATCATCTTCTGCAACTCCACCCAGAGAGTGGAGCTCCTGGCCAAGAAGATCACCCAGCTGGGCTACTCCTGCTTCTATATCCACGCCAAGATGATGCAG GAGTACAGGAACCGTGTCTTCCACGACTTCAGGAATGGGTTGTGCAGAAATCTGGTCTGCACAG ATCTTTTCACCAGGGGAATTGATATCCAGTCTGTCAATGTTGTCATCAACTTTGACTTCCCCAAAAATGCAGAAACGTACCTGCATCGCATTGGCAGATCAG GTCGTTATGGTCACCTGGGCCTGGCCATCAACCTGATCACGTCGGAGGATCGCTTCAACCTCAAAGGCATCGAGGACCAGCTGGTGACCGACATCAAGCCCATTCCGGCCACCATCGATAAGAGCCTCTACGTGGCCGAGTTCCATTCCATTGACCCGGACGcggatgaggaggagcaggaggctgCACGCAAAGCAGCAGAGGCCAACGCGCATTGA
- the tomm40 gene encoding mitochondrial import receptor subunit TOM40 homolog has translation MGNVLAASSPNPPPAAGGGAGASGGAGLVNVPPGFAMPPVSPVPPNTGTTAQAGGEAEGALPNPGTFEECHRKCKEVFPLQMEGVRLVVNKGLSNHFQVSHTITLSTVGDSGYRFGSTYVGSKQTGPAESFPVMVGDMDNTGSLNAQVIHQLTDRIRSKIALQTQQQKFVNWQCDAEYRGDDFTAAVTLGNPDVLVGSGIVVAHYLQSLSPALVLGGELVYHRRPGEEGTVTSLVGRYTGSNYVATLTLGGAGAHASYYHRANDQLQVGVEFEASTRMQDTSVSFGYQLDVPKANLLFKGSVDSNWIVGATLEKKLLPLPLALSLGAFLNHRKNKFQCGFGVTIG, from the exons ATGGGCAATGTGTTGGCTGCCAGCTCCCCAAACCCACCGCCTGCTGCGGGCGGTGGTGCTGGTGCTTCGGGGGGCGCAGGGTTAGTAAACGTACCTCCTGGATTCGCCATGCCTCCTGTCTCACCAGTTCCCCCCAACACAGGCACTACCGCCCAGGCAGGAGGGGAGGCAGAGGGTGCCCTCCCCAATCCAGGTACTTTCGAAGAGTGCCACAGAAAATGCAAAG AGGTCTTCCCTCTTCAGATGGAAGGTGTGCGGTTGGTCGTAAACAAAGGCCTCAGCAACCACTTCCAG GTCAGTCACACAATTACCCTCAGCACAGTGGGTGATTCAGGATATCGCTTCGGTTCCACCTATGTAGGTAGCAAGCAGACTGGACCTGCTGAG tcTTTTCCAGTGATGGTGGGAGACATGGACAACACTGGAAGCCTCAACGCTCAAGTTATCCATCAGCTGACTGATCGTATACGCTCCAAGATAGCCTTGCAG ACACAGCAGCAGAAGTTTGTGAACTGGCAGTGTGACGCAGAATACCGTGGCGATGACTTCACAGCTGCTGTCACACTTGGGAACCCAGACGTCCTCGTCGGCTCTG GTATCGTAGTTGCCCACTACCTCCAGTCGTTGAGCCCTGCCCTGGTCCTGGGTGGAGAGCTGGTCTACCACCGAAGACCTGGAGAGGAGGGCACGGTCACGTCACTCGTGGGCCGCTACACAG GGAGTAATTATGTAGCTACGTTGACACTAGGAGGAGCTGGCGCGCATGCATCATACTATCACAGAGCCAACGACCAG TTACAAGTTGGTGTGGAATTTGAAGCCAGCACGCGGATGCAGGACACAAGTGTGTCCTTCGGTTACCAGCTGGATGTTCCCAAAGCTAACTTGCTGTTCAAAG GTTCCGTGGACAGCAACTGGATCGTGGGTGCCACGCTGGAGAAGAAGctgctccctctgcctctggccCTGTCCCTGGGCGCCTTCCTCAACCACCGCAAGAACAAGTTCCAGTGCGGCTTCGGCGTCACCATTGGTTAA